The Camelina sativa cultivar DH55 chromosome 14, Cs, whole genome shotgun sequence genome includes a window with the following:
- the LOC104742549 gene encoding sirohydrochlorin ferrochelatase, chloroplastic isoform X2 has product MAAKMTTQSQFLVNLSYGIASQRADNRVSSSSCQITRPNRSWALPVSLKVEKFQSQRGRRRRGSPCFGSFENEGSLRNGIGDADGIIIVDHGSRRRESNLMLEEFVKMFKDKTGYPIVEPAHMELAEPSIKDAFSLCVQKGAKRVVVSPFFLFPGRHWHKDIPSLTADAAKEFSGISYLITAPLGLHNLLMDVVNDRIQHCLSHVEGDADECLVCAGTDKCKIYNSS; this is encoded by the exons ATGGCGGCGAAGATGACGACTCAGTCGCAGTTCTTGGTGAACCTCTCTTACGGCATCGCCTCCCAAAG AGCGGATAATCGTGTCTCATCTTCATCTTGTCAAATCACACGACCGAATCGGTCATGGGCTTTGCCAGTTTCCTTAAAAGTCGAGAAATTTCAATCCCAacgaggaaggagaagaagaggatcacCATGTTTTGGGAGCTTTGAGAACGAAGGGTCGCTCAGAAATGGAATCGGTGATGCAGATGGGATTATAATTGTTGATCACGGTTCTCGTCGCCGTGAATCCAATCTTATGCTTG AGGAGTTTGTGAAAATGTTCAAAGACAAAACTGGGTACCCAATTGTGGAGCCTGCTCATATG GAACTGGCTGAGCCATCTATAAAAGATGCATTCAGTTTGTGTGTACAAAAAGGGGCAAAACGTGTGGTTGTGAgcccattttttctttttcctggAAGACATTGGCATAAG GACATTCCCTCGTTGACGGCTGATGCTGCAAAGGAGTTCTCTGGCATCTCATACCTCATAACTGCACCTCTCGGCCTTCATAATCTCCTCATG GACGTTGTGAACGACAGAATTCAACATTGCTTGAGCCATGTTGAAGGTGATGCTGACGAGTGTCTGGTTTGTGCTGGAACAGACAAGTGTAAGATCTACAATAGTTCTTAG
- the LOC104742549 gene encoding sirohydrochlorin ferrochelatase, chloroplastic isoform X1 yields MAAKMTTQSQFLVNLSYGIASQSNLRADNRVSSSSCQITRPNRSWALPVSLKVEKFQSQRGRRRRGSPCFGSFENEGSLRNGIGDADGIIIVDHGSRRRESNLMLEEFVKMFKDKTGYPIVEPAHMELAEPSIKDAFSLCVQKGAKRVVVSPFFLFPGRHWHKDIPSLTADAAKEFSGISYLITAPLGLHNLLMDVVNDRIQHCLSHVEGDADECLVCAGTDKCKIYNSS; encoded by the exons ATGGCGGCGAAGATGACGACTCAGTCGCAGTTCTTGGTGAACCTCTCTTACGGCATCGCCTCCCAAAG CAATCTCAGAGCGGATAATCGTGTCTCATCTTCATCTTGTCAAATCACACGACCGAATCGGTCATGGGCTTTGCCAGTTTCCTTAAAAGTCGAGAAATTTCAATCCCAacgaggaaggagaagaagaggatcacCATGTTTTGGGAGCTTTGAGAACGAAGGGTCGCTCAGAAATGGAATCGGTGATGCAGATGGGATTATAATTGTTGATCACGGTTCTCGTCGCCGTGAATCCAATCTTATGCTTG AGGAGTTTGTGAAAATGTTCAAAGACAAAACTGGGTACCCAATTGTGGAGCCTGCTCATATG GAACTGGCTGAGCCATCTATAAAAGATGCATTCAGTTTGTGTGTACAAAAAGGGGCAAAACGTGTGGTTGTGAgcccattttttctttttcctggAAGACATTGGCATAAG GACATTCCCTCGTTGACGGCTGATGCTGCAAAGGAGTTCTCTGGCATCTCATACCTCATAACTGCACCTCTCGGCCTTCATAATCTCCTCATG GACGTTGTGAACGACAGAATTCAACATTGCTTGAGCCATGTTGAAGGTGATGCTGACGAGTGTCTGGTTTGTGCTGGAACAGACAAGTGTAAGATCTACAATAGTTCTTAG
- the LOC104742548 gene encoding uncharacterized protein LOC104742548, whose translation MYTRIIRRKQRWGFVLQQDKCSARPVIRDHHTGSQSYRSTTTILSNHLEINYYSHSPGAIVASRDYSWNSQLRRFCSEGDGRNASEDSRFPSSKEKTGNEKNVFGAEPFDSHAQLGEQDQIEWLNNEKLASESKKESPFLNKRERLKNDFLRRIQPWDTIQLSWESFPYYVHEHTKDTLVECVSSHIKQKHMASRYGARLGSSSGRILLQSVPGTELYRERLVRALARDTQVPLLVLDSSVLAPYDSADDYNEESESDDDIAESDQCTSESEAEEETDANNDETSSNEAKVEGTDDEERYLEISKEVLKKLGADIEDIEKRMSEQLYGSSEVSEAAVDHYDKAKRPLKKGDQVKYVGSPKKDEAKHRVVLGRISTSDGQKSAFTVIPGRPLSSGQRGEVYEVSGNRVAVIFDCGDDKTTEGSEKKPAEQPQMLPIHWVDVKDLKYDLDMQAVDGYIAMDALNEVLQSIQPLIVYFPDTSQWLSRAVPKTRRKEFVDKVQEMFNKLSGPIVMICGQNKIETGSKEREKLTMVHPNFSRLAKLPLPLKCLTEGLTRRKKSEENEIYKLFTNVMHLHPPKEEDTLRLFNKQLGEDRRIVISRSNINELLKALEEHELLCTDLYQVNTDGVILTKQKAEKVLGWAKNHYLVSCPDPLVKGGRLSLPRESLEISIGRLRKLEDNSLKPSQNLKNLAKDEYERNFVSAVVAPGEIGVKFEDVGALEDVKKALNELVILPMRRPELFSRGNLLRPCKGILLFGPPGTGKTLLAKALATEAGANFISITGSTLTSKWFGDAEKLTKALFSFATKLAPVIIFVDEIDSLLGARGGSSEHEATRRMRNEFMAAWDGLRSKDSEKILILGATNRPFDLDDAVIRRLPRRIYVDLPDAENRSKILKIFLTPENLESGFQFDKLAKETEGYSGSDLKNLCIAAAYRPVQELLQEEQKGARAEESPGLRSLCLDDFVQSKAKVSPSVAYDATTMNELRKWNSQYGEGGSRTKSPFGF comes from the exons ATGTATACAAGAATAATAAGGAGAAAGCAGAGATGGGGTTTTGTATTGCAGCAAGACAAATGCTCAGCGAGGCCAGTGATTCGTGACCACCACACCGGTTCCCAATCTTATAGATCCACCACAACTATACTTTCAAATCATCTGGAAATAAACTATTATTCTCATTCTCCTGGTGCCATTGTTGCCTCTAGAGACTATTCTTGGAACAGCCAACTGCGTCGGTTTTGTTCTGAAGGTGATGGAAGGAATGCTAGTGAGGATAGCCGTTTCCCTTCGAGTAAAGAAAAGACAGGGAATGAGAAAAATGTGTTTGGTGCTGAGCCTTTTGATTCTCACGCTCAGCTTGGAGAACAAGACCAAATTGAATGGCTCAACAATGAGAAGCTTGCTAGTGAAAGCAAAAAGGAGTCACCTTTCCTTAATAAACGAGAAAGATTGAAGAATGACTTCTTGCGGAGGATTCAACCTTGGGATACTATACAGCTCTCTTGGGAGTCTTTCCCTTACTACGTTCA TGAACACACAAAAGATACTCTGGTGGAATGTGTGAGCTcacatattaaacaaaaacatatggCGTCCAGGTATGGTGCTCGTTTAGGTTCTTCAAGTGGGAGAATATTGCTCCAGAGTGTTCCAG GCACTGAGCTCTACCGAGAGAGGTTGGTACGAGCACTTGCCCGAGATACACAAGTTCCCCTATTGGTTCTTGACAGCAGCGTTCTTGCACCTTAC GATTCTGCTGATGACTACAATGAAGAGTCTGAATCAGATGATGACATTGCAGAATCAGATCAGTGCACTTCAGAGTcagaagctgaggaagaaacCGATGCAAACAATGATGAGACGAGTAGCAATGAAGCGAAGGTAGAAGGAACTGACGATGAAGAAAGATATTTGGAGATTTCTAAGGAAGTCCTCAAGAAACTTGGAGCTGACATAGAGGATATCGAGAAG AGAATGTCAGAACAACTATATGGCTCTAGTGAGGTGTCAGAAGCTGCAGTTGATCATTATGATAAAGCCAAGCGGCCTCTTAAGAAAG GAGACCAAGTAAAGTATGTTGGGTCTCCTAAGAAGGACGAAGCAAAGCATAG GGTCGTATTGGGGAGGATTTCTACATCTGATGGTCAAAAAAGTGCTTTTACCGTTATTCCTGGCAG GCCATTATCTAGTGGACAGCGTGGAGAGGTGTATGAGGTGAGTGGGAACCGTGTTGCTGTCATATTTGATTGTGGTGATGATAAAACTACAGAGGGAAGTGAGAAAAAGCCAGCAGAGCAGCCCCAGATGTTACCTATCCACTGGGTTGATG TGAAGGACCTCAAGTACGATTTGGATATGCAGGCAGTAGATGGCTACATTGCTATGGATGCTTTAAATGAG GTTTTGCAATCCATTCAACCACTAATAGTCTATTTTCCAGACACTTCGCAGTGGTTGTCTAGAGCTGTGCCTAAAACGAGACGAAAAGAATTTGTAGACAAAGTTCAGGAAATGTTTAATAAACTATCAGGTCCGATTGTTATGATATGTGGGCAGAACAAGATAGAAACAGgctcaaaagaaagagagaaactt ACGATGGTACACCCAAACTTTAGCCGACTTGCTAAGCTG CCTCTTCCCTTGAAGTGCCTAACAGAGGGATtaacaagaaggaaaaaatcAGAGGAGAATGAGATATATAAGCTTTTCACTAATGTTATGCACCTACATCCTCCAAAG GAGGAAGATACCCTCAGACTATTCAACAAACAACTAGGAGAAGATAGGAGAATTGTGATATCGCGGAGCAATATAAATGAGTTACTAAAG GCACTTGAAGAACATGAGTTATTATGCACAGACTTATATCAAGTGAACACCGATGGGGTGATATTGACAAAGCAAA AAGCAGAAAAAGTTCTTGGCTGGGCCAAAAATCACTATTTAGTTTCTTGTCCTGACCCATTGGTAAAAGGAGGTCGCTTATCTCTGCCTCGTGAAAG CCTTGAAATATCAATTGGGAGGTTAAGAAAATTAGAAGATAATTCCCTGAAGCCCTCACAAAACTTGAAG AATCTTGCTAAGGATGAGTATGAAAGAAATTTTGTCTCGGCTGTGGTTGCTCCTGGAGAAATAGGCGTCAAATTTGAAGATGTTGGGGCGCTCGAAGACGTGAAAAAAGCATTAAATGAGCTGGTTATTCTCCCCATGAGAAGGCCAGAGCTTTTCTCCCGTGGAAATCTCTTGCGG CCCTGTAAAGGAATACTGCTTTTCGGTCCTCCTGGAACGGGTAAGACGCTCCTCGCCAAGGCACTTGCAACAGAAGCTGGAGCAAACTTCATTAGCATAACGGGCTCAACACTTACATCAAAG TGGTTCGGAGATGCAGAGAAGCTCACTAAGGCTCTCTTTTCCTTTGCCACCAAGCTAGCACctgtaattatttttgttgatgag atCGACAGTCTTTTAGGTGCTCGTGGTGGCTCATCCGAGCACGAAGCTACCAGAAGAATGAGAAATGAGTTCATGGCAGCTTGGGACGGGCTCAGGTCAAAAGACAGCGAAAAAATCCTCATTCTCGGTGCAACCAACCGTCCCTTTGATCTTGATGATGCTGTGATTCGTCGTCTACCAAGACG GATATATGTCGACTTACCAGATGCCGAAAACAGGTCAAAGATACTGAAAATATTTCTAACTCCAGAGAATCTTGAATCTGGTTTCCAGTTCGACAAACTTGCAAAGGAAACTGAAGGTTACTCTGGTAGTGATCTGAAG AATCTATGCATTGCTGCTGCGTACAGGCCTGTTCAAGAACTGttacaagaagaacaaaag GGTGCGAGAGCGGAAGAGTCTCCTGGTCTACGGTCGCTCTGTTTGGATGACTTCGTTCAGTCTAAAGCTAAG GTGAGCCCATCTGTGGCCTACGACGCGACGACAATGAACGAGCTGAGAAAATGGAACTCACAGTATGGTGAAGGAGGGAGCAGGACTAAGTCTCCGTTtggtttttga